AAAAACAGTAGAAAAGATAAAAGAGGTGGAATAGTAGCATGTATAATGCAGCAATTTATGCCGCACTCATTGCATTTTTAATTAATCTTATATTAAGTCCAATTCTAATTCCTTTTTTAAGCCGATTAAAATTTGGACAGTTTGTAAGGGACGATGGTCCTAAAAGTCATTTGAAAAAAGCTGGGACCCCCACTATGGGAGGTATCATCATCCTCATAAGTATTATTTTGACTTCTTTGTTGTTCTTAAAAGACAATATGGATGGAATGGCAGTATTATTTGTTACAGTAGGATTTGGTATCATTGGATTTGTAGATGACTTTATTAAAGTTGTTATGAAACGTTCTCTGGGATTAAGAGCGTATCAGAAAATCATTGCTCAACTCATTATCACTGGATTTTTTGGATATTACCTATTGAACTCCACCAACATTGGAACTAAAATTATTGTTCCTTTTTCTGGAGGAATGGAGATAGATCTGGGATTATGGTTTATTCCTTTCTTGATTTTTGCTATGTTA
The genomic region above belongs to Defluviitalea saccharophila and contains:
- the mraY gene encoding phospho-N-acetylmuramoyl-pentapeptide-transferase, producing the protein MYNAAIYAALIAFLINLILSPILIPFLSRLKFGQFVRDDGPKSHLKKAGTPTMGGIIILISIILTSLLFLKDNMDGMAVLFVTVGFGIIGFVDDFIKVVMKRSLGLRAYQKIIAQLIITGFFGYYLLNSTNIGTKIIVPFSGGMEIDLGLWFIPFLIFAMLGTVNAVNLTDGLDGLASSVTVLTATFFTIVSWGENSSILPIGAAVVGSLLGFLLFNSHPAKVFMGDTGSLALGGFVVSTAFILKMPLFIIIVGFIYVVEALSVMLQVGYFKMTRKRIFKMAPIHHHFELSGWTETKVVSVFCIVTAVMCLIGLLGV